In Bacteroidales bacterium, the DNA window TATATTATGCTGGAGATTGCAATGCTGGTAGTAAAACCATTGCTATTAACCTTCCCAACGACGAACAAGTTCAGTTAAAGAAAGGTACACGCCGACTTCAGCTTAAAAATGCTATGAAAGCAAAATTTGACAAAATCCTTACACCTATTGCTAACATGCTCATTGACGAAACCCAAATCAATTTGATCAATTTTGATGCTTTCTTTAACAATGTGATGTTCCACGAAGTAGCACACGGACTAGGTATCAAATATGTAGTCAATTCCAAAACTACTGTTCGAGAAGCTCTCAAAGAAGCTTACAGTACCATAGAGGAATGCAAAGCAGATATTTTAGGCCTTTATTTGGTTGGTCTCTTACGCCAGATGAACCTCATCACTGAAGGTAACATGAACGAAAACTACGTTACGTATGTGGCTGGTATTTTTCGATCTGTTCGGTTCGGCGCCGCTAGCGCTCATGGAAAAGCTAATTTGCTGGCATTCAATCATTTCCTGAAAACAGGTGCTATAGAGAAAAAATCCAATGGAAAATACTTTGTTCACCTAGACAAGATCCCCCAATCTGTAGAATCCCTTGTCAAAAAGATTCTAGTTATTCAAGGCGATGGCAATTACGAGGCAGCAAAAAAATGGATTGAAGCTGAAGCTGTTATGCCAGACGACATGAAAAAAGATTTGGAAAAAGTCAACAAAAGCGGAATTCCTGTAGATATTGTCTTCAAGCAAGGCAAAAATATTCTTGGCCTAAAATGATCAGATCTCTTTTTACCTCCTTATTTTATTTATTTTATTTTACCTATGCTGGCATCCTCAGATGCCAGCTTTCTTTTTTATCTCAAGAAGAGAAGCAAAAATTTTTGATTGAAATAAAAAAACATATTTATACCTTCTCGGCTGATAGAATGCACGGTCGTGAAGCTGGTACAAAGGGAGAAAAAAAAGCATCCAAATACATTATTCGAACATTAAAACAACTACACATCCAACCTTTATTGGACACTTACGAAGATCGATTTACTATTCCATCTCTCCCTAGTGTAAAAAAAGCAGTGCTTATTGTCGACAAAACGACCTTTACCTACCCCAATGATTTTGGCATCTACCAGCTATTACAAGACGACAATGGCTTACTTGCTTTCAAACAATTAAGCTACCAGTCTGTAGATACGATATCTTTTACAGGATCAACTTTTGCTAAACTCGAAATTGATCCAAAACTGGGTAAAAAACATTGGGAAGACAGTTTGAGTTTTCTTATGATTGAAAAACTAAAACAAAAATTTGCATATTCAACAGGTAACACATTATTATTGGCAAGCAATCGTCCCATGTCATTACCATCCAAAATTATACCTCGTTATTACTCACATCAAAATATTCTTTTCGTTCGATCAAAAAAACTTGAAAAATATTTAACCAACTCACGCTTTCCCATTAAATATGGTATATCGGTTCATTTTTCTTCAGATACTACCAGCGTTTCCAGAAATATCCTAGGTTGGATTGATAACCAAGCTCCAACCACAATTCTTTTAAGTGCTCATTATGACCATCTTGGCTATGGTTTAAGCAATTCACGAAATATTGGAAAACCAATGGTTCATAATGGTGCTGATGATAACGCTAGTGGAGTTGCTTTTGTACTAGCCTTGGCCAAATATATAATTTCTCATCCTCAATTATTTAACAATCATAATTACATATTTGCTTTTTGGAGCGCTGAAGAAAAAGGACTACTTGGTAGCAAGCACTTTGTAAACAAATATCCTGATATCTTGAACAAAACAATTGCTGCACTCAATTTCGACATGGTGGGGCGTTTCGACTCTACTCAACGACCTCTTTACATTTTGGGTACTGGTTCAAGTCCAATTTGGGATAGTTTATTTTATGTCTCCTTCGGAGAAAAAAACTACATCAAGAAAGTACCTGGTAGTATTCGGGGCTCAGATCAATATAGTTTTTACATTAAACAAATTCCCGTCCTTTTCTTTTTCACCGGGATGCATCAAGATTACCACACTCATGATGATGATCCTGAGAAAATCTACTACGACGGCATGATAAAGATCCTTGAAATAACCCTTAATCTTTTAGCCGAGCTAAATAAGATCAAATATTTACCATTCTCGAATGTACCAGAAGAAAACACTATTTCACACGGAAGAACAAAACATTCTTTGGGAATTGTACCTGACTTATCTTGGCAAGGAAAGGGTGTTCGTATTGATGGTATTGTTTCGGGCAAAATCGCTGAAAAAATTGGCCTCCAACCAGGTGATATAATCGTAAGAATTAATGAAATTGATATAGAAAACATCTATCAATACATGCAGGTCCTGAACAAATTAACTTCGGATAAAGAGCATTTGATTTTCATCCTTCGACAGGAGAATAAGTTAAGTTTTCCATTCCAACTCAACTAGGTTCCATGAAGAACGATGTATTACTTGGTATTGTTGGTGGCGGAAGTATGGCAACAGCTCTTGCCAAATTACTTCAGGAAAATGGCTTTCACGTCTTATGGTATATTCGAAGACGAGAAGTGATTGAATATATAAAAAAATTCGGACATAATCCAGATTATTTAAGTTCAGTTGAGTTTGATCCCAGCAAAATTAGCTTCTACCACAATATTCAGGATATTTTCGAAGTATCTGATTATTTGTTTCTTGCTATACCAGCAGCATTTCTAAACAAAGCACTTTCTGAAGTTGATGAAGAACTCATTTGTGAAAAGTTTATCATCTCTACCATCAAGGGAATTATTCCAGATTTCAATCTCATTCCTTCTGAATATTTTGCCCAGTTTTTTAATTTTTCGCTTGAGAATTATGCAATATTAGCAGGTCCCAGTCATGCCGAAGAATTGGTCATGAATAAGATATCTTATCTTACTATTGGAAGTACTAACATAAAATTTGCTGAATTTCTTAAAAATATTTTATCGTCCAACAACATTAAGTTTTCTTTATCCACCGATGTGAAAGGAATAGAATATGCGGCAACTCTAAAAAATATTTATGCTATTGCAGCCGGTATCAGTGATGGATTAAATTATGGCGATAATTTTATTAGTGTTCTAATTATTCATGCTATAAAAGAAATGCAATTTTTTCTCAATTCCATCAATCACTTTAATAGAGATATAAATTCTTCTGTGTATGCTGGTGATTTACTCGTGACAGCATATAGTCAGTTCAGTCGTAACAGAGCTTTTGGCCGACTTATTGGAAAAGGCTATAGTGTAAATTATTCAAGAATTGAAATGAAACAAGTTGCAGAAGGTTATTACGCCACCAAATGTATGAAAGAAATTGCTGATAAAATGAATATTCACATGCCTATTCTCGAAACCGTTTATCGGATCCTCTACAAAGAACTGTCTCCCTCACGAGAGATGAAAAAGCTTTCAGAAATTTTGACATGAGTGAAAAATTTTAAAAAAAATATTAATTTCGTGGATGGAAAAAACACTTTTTTTATGAATAAATATGTTTATATCATTATAATTTCGTTACTTTCCTTCATATCATGCAAGGAAAACAAGGATACCGTTACACCTATTCCCAAAGGAATTTTTTTCAAAGGTTTTATTAATGAAAAAAGTAAGTCTCTTACTGTAGGAATCAATGGATATTTGGATACTTACTTTGATTCGACAAGAAAAATCGGTGATACGGTTAAATTTCTAACAGGTATTAAGTTATATCAAGGTTCTTCTGGTTATTACATAGCATCTAAAGAAAAAATCGTATTTGAGTTGGTCAATATCCCTTTTGCTGATACTGCATCTAAAAAAGACAGTCTCTGGCATATAATGATGTCGAATAGAACAAGCATACCTTTCTACAATGCATCATCTGCTGATTCCAACAAAAGTATGGGATTACGAATTCGATGGTGCGACTATCAGGGCATGTGGTATTCTACGGAAAAAGTAGCCCAAAGTGGAAGTGTTACCATCGATACGACCAAAGATCTTAGTAGTGGATCAGTTAGTGCCCATCAATGGTTTATCAGTTTTGAAGCAAAATTGTGTAACAATAATAATACCAAGTGTTTTGAAATCAAGGAAGGGAAAGCACGTATAAAATTTTACAATAGCTCCATGCAGTAATTTTAATGAAACGCTTTCTTTTACTTGTATTTTTTTTAACAAGCTCAATATTTTTTCGTGGTCAAATACATCTAGACTCTCTTCACAGAAAATCAATTGCATTAAGAAAATACGACCCAGAAAAAAGTTTTTCCATTGCCAGGCAAGCTTATCAATTATCGTTACAGCAAAACAGTGCTTCAGACATTGCTCTGAGTCTTCGGAACATGGGAACTGCGTGCCTTCTTCTTGGAAAATACAATGATGGTATTAAATATTTACAAGAAAGTCAGCAATGGTATGAGAAAATTAATGATCTTAAAGGCATTTCAGCTTGTGCCAATAATCTAGGACTTATTTATAAAAGAACTGATCATTTAGATTTGGCTGCTTATTACTTTCTCAAGGCTATTTATTTAGATCTTCAACTTAATGATACAGCAGCACTTTCCTCTGGCTTAAATAATCTTGCAGAAATTCTACAGTTAAAGGGACGTGTAGAACAGGCATTATATCTTTATCAGTTATCGACAACGATTGACCTCAAATACGGGGACACATTGAGTGCTGCCCTTTCTTTGCTCAACATAGCTAATCTCTATTCTATCATCGATTCAACCAGAAAAAGCATGGAATTATTACAAAAAGTCATTCAAATTGCTAAAGAATATGATCATCCACTCATGATGGCTCATGCTTTTAATTTGCAAGGGAACAATTATAGGATTTTATGTCAATATGATTCAGCACGTTTTTATCTTTCTCATAGTTTGCAACTTCGGAAAAAATACGACGACTGGGAAGGATTAATAAATAGTTACATATATTATGCTTATCTACTTTCAGATGAAGGGAAATTCGATAGTGCCCAGGAATATTTTTTCTCAGCCATGAACCATTGCATTGAAACAGGTCATCGATTTCTTGCTTTTCATTCCCTTCTTACCTATGGCAAAATGCTCCATCATCAACGAAAATGGCACGAAAGCACTCAGACATTGCTTAATGCTATCGAAATTGCTGAAAACTCTGGTTACATGCTTGATTTACCCGAAATATATAATCTTATTGCTCTAAATTATGACTCGCTTGGCAACGATGAAATGGCACGAAAATACCATCAACTCAACATACTATCTTTAAGCAAAAAACCAATTACGCCTCGACAAACCATAACTTCTTCCCGTCAAAACTTCTGGCTAGGAATACTAGTCTTTTTCTTTGTAGTGATTTTATTTTTATTGGTCTGGCTAATGTTAGAAATATTAAAAATAAGCAAACTAAGAGCGAACCTGCAAACGTCGCATAAAGAAGGGAATCAAGACTCCCTCGAGTCCAGAACGTAAATTTGCTAATTGATAGTCCATACCAAATTCAATAGCCATATCCTCAATCATCTTAAGCCATTGAGCAAAATTACGAATGTAAGTATCTCTAATTTCGGCTGGACGTATTTTTACCAAACCACCAGATTCCAAATCTATGAATTTATGGGGTTGATTATTAAATTGAAACTCACCTTCCAGCTGCCCGTCTATTACATGAAATAAAATTACCTCATTTTTGTTATGCCTAATATGCAAAAGAGCGTCATATAGTTCATTCATGTTGTGTCGAACATCCATAAAATCAGTAAGTAATATGATCAAGCTCCGACGATGAATACGTTCTGCTATTTCATGCAAGCATGCAACCAATTCAGTTTGTTGAGGTTTTTCTTCGTACATTTTTTCAAGATGTTGTTCAAGTACTTGGAGAAGGAAACGATGGTGTGAAAAAGAAGAACGAACCGACGAATGAAAAATAATCTTATCGCCTATAAGACTTAGACCCACTGCATCCTTTTGCTCGTGAAGCACAACCATCAGAGATGCTGCCAAATAGGTAGCAAAATGAAATTTGCTTTGCTGTTCAAGGGCAGTAGTTTCGTCCTTCGGAAACAGCATGGAGCGTGATCCATCAAGGATAAAATATGCTCTTAGATTTGTTTCTTCCTTAAATCGCTTAAGAAATAATTTTTGAGATCGAGCAAAAAGCTTCCAATCAATAAATCTCGTTGATTCTCCTTTATTATATGGTTTATATTCAGAAAATTCAACTGAAAAACCATGATAAGGGCTTTTGTGAATGCCAGTAATAAAACCTGCTACAGCTTGTCTAGCTCGTAACGCTAGATGGCCAAACTGATAAATCTTACGATCATTCCAATCTATCAAAGCAGTCGCATTAATTTTTCTTCTAAAATTCGCCTAGGAACTGCCCCAACCTGCTTATCAATAACCTGACCATCTTTGAAAAAAAGAATGGTAGGAATATTGCGAATTCCAAATCTCATGGTAGAGCTTGGATTTTCGTCTACATTTAATTTAACAAACTTAATTTTTCCATCGTAATCTTTAGCTAATTCTTCAATAATAGGGCCAATCAAACGACACGGCCCACACCATTCGGCCCAAAAATCCACAACAACGGGTAAATTGCTTTGTAATACTTCCTGATCAAAATTGCTATCTGTAAGTTGAATTACCATTTTTTTGCAAAAGTAAAAAAAGAACTCAAATATTTAGAAGCAAAATAATAAATATCATGAATTAGTTTTCAGGATTAATGTAAAACAACTGCCCACATGGAGTTGAGATTCACAAACGATTTTACCACCATACATTTCTACTATGGTTTTAGCTATGGCTAGTCCCAGTCCACTTCCAGATGTTTTCGTGGTGAAGTTGGGCTGAAAAATTCTGCTCATTTCCTCCTTCGACATTCCCCTCCCATTGTCTTGAATAGCAATACAAACTTGATCGTTTAGGCATGAAACATTGATAGAAATTTCACCTCTTCGTTCCTCAACAAGTGCTTGAACTGCATTCTTTAAAAGGTTAATTAAAACCTGTCTCCAATGTTGATAATCTCCTATAATCCAGCATTTCTTTTCTGGTAGAGAAACCCTTAAATCATATTCATCCGAAAGAAACAAGGTTACAACATCCTGCACTAAATCGTGTACGGATGTTTTTTGGCTTTGATCTGGCTGGACTAGTTTTCCTAGACTAGAAAAAGAAGATGCAATGTTATCAAGCGAATCAATTTGTTTTTGCAAGCTTTTAATGTAGTTTTCGAACTTAGACGAAAAATCTTTGTCTTTATCTACCCAAAGTTTCCAAATGTATTGGGTTGAAAGCTTCATTGGGGTAAGTGGATTTTTTATTTCATGAGCAACCTGCCTAGCCATATCTCGCCAAGCTAATTCACGTTCGTTTTCAGCCAATTGCTGAGCCTTAAGAGCAAGTTCATCAACCATGCTGTTGTATGCTTCAATCAAGTCAGCTATTTCATCTTGCCCCTCCCATGTAATTTTTTCATTCACACCACTGAGACGAATAGTTCTCATTCTGTTTTTAATTAAACTTAAAGGTCGCAATATCGGTTTCGTCAAAACATACACCAAAATAACCCCCAGAAATATAATAATAAGATACAGATTTACCATCGATGAAATGTATGAAAATAATTCTTCATTAAATTGTTGCTCACGTGTAAAATACGGAACTTGGATAAATCCCATGACATGATAATTCCTGTCGTAAAGGGGATAATAGGCTGAATAATAACCCAGTTTTTCTATCTTTTCTCTTCTAATAACGTAGGGAGATACATGTTCTTTTAATTTTTCAAAAACCGTTGGATCTATATATGGAGCGATGAGGTTTCTTTCATAAAGCTCAGGACGGGTTGTAGTTAGAAGTTTTCCTTCCCAGTTATATAGATTGATGTCTACATGATTTTTGTAGCCATAGTTAAGGACAAATGATGTGAGCCAATCTGCGTTGAATAATGTTGAATCGGATGCAATCATAGCTTCAAGTTCTAGTTTTAAATTTTGCCCTTTTTCATGCAGTAACTCTTGATTTTTCCTATGACTAATTCGTAGTAAATTTTGAACTGAAAAGAAAACCGATATGCTGAATGAAACTAGGATGAACCAGAGCAGCATTCTTTGAAAACGAGTTGAAAGTCCTTTGTCGCTTGGAGATAAAAAAGAAAAACTTGGAATAAAAAGGAATACAAAAAACGTATAAAAAATAGATAAGAGAAAAACAAAACTAAACCCTGTCCACATATGATTAAATCCCATTTTTTCCCCTATCAGTAAAAGATCTGATCCCTGATCCGTTTTTACGTTAAACATGTAATGTGTCTTTGTTTCAACGAACTTTGCTGTATCAGTCATTAACCATGAAGTATCTATTCGAAATGGGAATACAAACTGACCTTTGCTATAGCTTAATTCTCCATTATCATATAAGGCATAAGATACAAAAGATGAAATAATCATTACGTCTGAATTCCTGTCGACCAATAGATTTGGATAATCCTGCGTCTTTTCTAACATCAAAGGAAATAGTTCTATAAAAACTTGGATTGTATCGGTCTTACGATAAAGTGGAAAATTGACCAAATAATAACCCCGATTGTTTTCTTTAAAGAAAAAAATACCAGGTTTTACAAAAATACCATTTGAATCGATCTTATTTTTAAAATACTTCCAACAATTGCATTCTTCGTTAAACGGCCTGATAAGAATCTTGTCCTGCGAAGAACAAACAATAAGCTGAGAACTAAAATTCGATAAATAACCTTTTTTAAAAAGCTGAGAGATTGTTTCACGAATCTTGATTTCTTCATTGATATTAGAATCAGATTTTTGTATGAACTCCTGCAAAGTCTCATCGATCAGATATTCAGCCAGATGGTCTCTCCCAGAACTCAGATACAGAGATAATATTTTGAGGTTTTGCTTTAACTTTTCGTGATAAATCTTTCTTAAAGATAACACCACAAGAAATGAAAATATGACCAATGCAAAAAACAACAAAAGCGTTTTTTTGAGCTGATCCATTTTTACTAAAACCAGCAGTAAATAAGCAAGAATTAAAAAGCCACCAATAACTAAATAATCTTGCCAAAAAATCAAATGCTTAGTAAAAACGAAAATCAACGAACCCGACAAAACAAAAATTAATCCAACGTAATGTTCTTTTAACTTGGTTTTTTGAATAATATTTGACGCATGGTACCAAAAAATAGCAATTACAGTGGAAGCCAGCAAAACTGTGAAGAAAAGCCAAATTTGAAGCAAATCAAATGTTGTCAGATCTTTAAAATTCCAGTACCAGCTGCTGTTATGAAAAAAAGCAGGTAAAAAGACATAAAAAGCTACCATGAATAGCCAAATTGTGGTCCAGCACAGAAAAACCACAAAGTACTTCCATTCTTTCTTGGCTATTACCCATTGAAAATTTTTCAACAAGCGGAGAGTTAATCCAGTAAACCAAAAAAATGCCATTAAAACATTCAATAAATCTGCTAGGGAAGGTAGGCGAATGCTCCACGCAAAAAAATGAGGTTGTTTAATAATTAATCCTTTCCACACAGGGATAGAATAAACCAAGTGAAGAGTAAACCAGATGAAAAAAGTTGAAACGATAATAAATAAAACTTTCAATACGTAACTTCTAACATAATTATGCACATATTTTCTTGATCCGCTGAAAAGTAGAAAAACTAATACATATAACAACATAGGCATGATCCACTGATAAGGATCATCTTCATGAAAACCTGGTTCGTATACAAATGGTAAACAAACACCATAGGCATCAATTGACAAGCACTCGGTAGCGTCATGACTTACTGGAGGTTTGATAGCTAAATGCCTAATCCCTTGAAAAAAAGATGAAAAATGAGGTTGAACAAAATCATTCCTAAACGTATAATTAAGATATATGGGGAGCTGTATTAAAAAAATAGTATCCTTTTTTGACCTTTTTTTGATAATATCCCAGCCATTAGAAACAAATGAAATAGTTGATCCGTTACTTTCTTTCAAAATTTTTTTATCTGGTTCAGGATATTGATTTCCCGACCAACCTGTCAAATTTTCATTTACATATACCCATGCTGTGACATCTTTTTGGTAAAAAAAATTCAAAAATTCTTTAACAGAATATTTCAACACTTTTGCTTGCCATGTATCCAATGTTTTGAAAGCATGATTAATTTTTCGATAAAATCGTTTGATTTCGACATTTTTTTGTTGTGAAATAGTTAGATAAATTATCATTACCATCATCACAAAAACTATAAATAGATATGATTTTCTCATAACGGGTGTAATTTTTTTTATGAAATACATGGTAAATAAAATTTTTTTTGTTAGATTTGCATAAAATTATATGATTATGAATAAAAACGTATTTTTCATTTTAATTTTCCATTTTTTGCTTTTATTTCTTAAAAGTCAATGTTATTGGGTTAACAACGGTGCTAATGTAATCATTTCCAATAATTCGAAAGTAATTGTATTAGGCGAATATCAAAATTTAAACAATGGCTATACTACCCTTGAAAATAATTTTGACTCATTGTATGTTAAGCAAATGTTGA includes these proteins:
- a CDS encoding M28 family peptidase, whose product is MIRSLFTSLFYLFYFTYAGILRCQLSFLSQEEKQKFLIEIKKHIYTFSADRMHGREAGTKGEKKASKYIIRTLKQLHIQPLLDTYEDRFTIPSLPSVKKAVLIVDKTTFTYPNDFGIYQLLQDDNGLLAFKQLSYQSVDTISFTGSTFAKLEIDPKLGKKHWEDSLSFLMIEKLKQKFAYSTGNTLLLASNRPMSLPSKIIPRYYSHQNILFVRSKKLEKYLTNSRFPIKYGISVHFSSDTTSVSRNILGWIDNQAPTTILLSAHYDHLGYGLSNSRNIGKPMVHNGADDNASGVAFVLALAKYIISHPQLFNNHNYIFAFWSAEEKGLLGSKHFVNKYPDILNKTIAALNFDMVGRFDSTQRPLYILGTGSSPIWDSLFYVSFGEKNYIKKVPGSIRGSDQYSFYIKQIPVLFFFTGMHQDYHTHDDDPEKIYYDGMIKILEITLNLLAELNKIKYLPFSNVPEENTISHGRTKHSLGIVPDLSWQGKGVRIDGIVSGKIAEKIGLQPGDIIVRINEIDIENIYQYMQVLNKLTSDKEHLIFILRQENKLSFPFQLN
- a CDS encoding tetratricopeptide repeat protein, whose amino-acid sequence is MKRFLLLVFFLTSSIFFRGQIHLDSLHRKSIALRKYDPEKSFSIARQAYQLSLQQNSASDIALSLRNMGTACLLLGKYNDGIKYLQESQQWYEKINDLKGISACANNLGLIYKRTDHLDLAAYYFLKAIYLDLQLNDTAALSSGLNNLAEILQLKGRVEQALYLYQLSTTIDLKYGDTLSAALSLLNIANLYSIIDSTRKSMELLQKVIQIAKEYDHPLMMAHAFNLQGNNYRILCQYDSARFYLSHSLQLRKKYDDWEGLINSYIYYAYLLSDEGKFDSAQEYFFSAMNHCIETGHRFLAFHSLLTYGKMLHHQRKWHESTQTLLNAIEIAENSGYMLDLPEIYNLIALNYDSLGNDEMARKYHQLNILSLSKKPITPRQTITSSRQNFWLGILVFFFVVILFLLVWLMLEILKISKLRANLQTSHKEGNQDSLESRT
- the trxA gene encoding thioredoxin, whose product is MVIQLTDSNFDQEVLQSNLPVVVDFWAEWCGPCRLIGPIIEELAKDYDGKIKFVKLNVDENPSSTMRFGIRNIPTILFFKDGQVIDKQVGAVPRRILEEKLMRLL
- a CDS encoding HAMP domain-containing histidine kinase — encoded protein: MYFIKKITPVMRKSYLFIVFVMMVMIIYLTISQQKNVEIKRFYRKINHAFKTLDTWQAKVLKYSVKEFLNFFYQKDVTAWVYVNENLTGWSGNQYPEPDKKILKESNGSTISFVSNGWDIIKKRSKKDTIFLIQLPIYLNYTFRNDFVQPHFSSFFQGIRHLAIKPPVSHDATECLSIDAYGVCLPFVYEPGFHEDDPYQWIMPMLLYVLVFLLFSGSRKYVHNYVRSYVLKVLFIIVSTFFIWFTLHLVYSIPVWKGLIIKQPHFFAWSIRLPSLADLLNVLMAFFWFTGLTLRLLKNFQWVIAKKEWKYFVVFLCWTTIWLFMVAFYVFLPAFFHNSSWYWNFKDLTTFDLLQIWLFFTVLLASTVIAIFWYHASNIIQKTKLKEHYVGLIFVLSGSLIFVFTKHLIFWQDYLVIGGFLILAYLLLVLVKMDQLKKTLLLFFALVIFSFLVVLSLRKIYHEKLKQNLKILSLYLSSGRDHLAEYLIDETLQEFIQKSDSNINEEIKIRETISQLFKKGYLSNFSSQLIVCSSQDKILIRPFNEECNCWKYFKNKIDSNGIFVKPGIFFFKENNRGYYLVNFPLYRKTDTIQVFIELFPLMLEKTQDYPNLLVDRNSDVMIISSFVSYALYDNGELSYSKGQFVFPFRIDTSWLMTDTAKFVETKTHYMFNVKTDQGSDLLLIGEKMGFNHMWTGFSFVFLLSIFYTFFVFLFIPSFSFLSPSDKGLSTRFQRMLLWFILVSFSISVFFSVQNLLRISHRKNQELLHEKGQNLKLELEAMIASDSTLFNADWLTSFVLNYGYKNHVDINLYNWEGKLLTTTRPELYERNLIAPYIDPTVFEKLKEHVSPYVIRREKIEKLGYYSAYYPLYDRNYHVMGFIQVPYFTREQQFNEELFSYISSMVNLYLIIIFLGVILVYVLTKPILRPLSLIKNRMRTIRLSGVNEKITWEGQDEIADLIEAYNSMVDELALKAQQLAENERELAWRDMARQVAHEIKNPLTPMKLSTQYIWKLWVDKDKDFSSKFENYIKSLQKQIDSLDNIASSFSSLGKLVQPDQSQKTSVHDLVQDVVTLFLSDEYDLRVSLPEKKCWIIGDYQHWRQVLINLLKNAVQALVEERRGEISINVSCLNDQVCIAIQDNGRGMSKEEMSRIFQPNFTTKTSGSGLGLAIAKTIVEMYGGKIVCESQLHVGSCFTLILKTNS
- a CDS encoding DUF58 domain-containing protein, which translates into the protein MIDWNDRKIYQFGHLALRARQAVAGFITGIHKSPYHGFSVEFSEYKPYNKGESTRFIDWKLFARSQKLFLKRFKEETNLRAYFILDGSRSMLFPKDETTALEQQSKFHFATYLAASLMVVLHEQKDAVGLSLIGDKIIFHSSVRSSFSHHRFLLQVLEQHLEKMYEEKPQQTELVACLHEIAERIHRRSLIILLTDFMDVRHNMNELYDALLHIRHNKNEVILFHVIDGQLEGEFQFNNQPHKFIDLESGGLVKIRPAEIRDTYIRNFAQWLKMIEDMAIEFGMDYQLANLRSGLEGVLIPFFMRRLQVRS
- a CDS encoding NAD(P)-binding domain-containing protein, producing MKNDVLLGIVGGGSMATALAKLLQENGFHVLWYIRRREVIEYIKKFGHNPDYLSSVEFDPSKISFYHNIQDIFEVSDYLFLAIPAAFLNKALSEVDEELICEKFIISTIKGIIPDFNLIPSEYFAQFFNFSLENYAILAGPSHAEELVMNKISYLTIGSTNIKFAEFLKNILSSNNIKFSLSTDVKGIEYAATLKNIYAIAAGISDGLNYGDNFISVLIIHAIKEMQFFLNSINHFNRDINSSVYAGDLLVTAYSQFSRNRAFGRLIGKGYSVNYSRIEMKQVAEGYYATKCMKEIADKMNIHMPILETVYRILYKELSPSREMKKLSEILT